The sequence CCCACCAATGTTCAGCAACGGTCTATCCAGAAGCTGAGGCTTCAAACCTTTGGAACGAGCAATTGCAATGATCAATGGATTACATCAGCGATTGGCAGATGGGGCGTTGAAGATTTGGAGCTTGTCGTTGACAACTCTTCCTGGTGCTATGACTTCCGGCTATTGGATGAATGCGAGAATGTGCGATTGAAACGACTTGTGCTATCCAATTGTTATCATCATGATGCACCCAAGTCCTTGACGTTTCAGAGGCTCACAGCACTTACTCTGTGCAAAGAATGTTCACATATTTCACACGTTTGTTGTTATATTCTGAGAAACTGCGTGCAGCTGGCGGATTTGAGCCTGAAATATTCCGGTCGTAACCGAGATTCTCTTCATATTCGTGTTCCTAAGTCAAAGTTAAAGAATCTGCAATTGGACAACTGCAACGTTGGACAAGTCTATCTGACTTCACTGCCTTGTCTTGAAGCATTTGCTTGTCGCGGTCAGCCAATCGAATTACACTACGGCGAGGTGCCTCGACTTAGGCATGTGAGTTTGaacttcttgcaaactggagatAATGCCAAGGATGGTTCCTTATGTGGACTAAGCAAGTTGTTTTTAGGGATTCCGCCACCGCTAGAGTACCTTGCTCTGCAATTAAGAGGGGGTCAGGTGAGTAGTCATTCCTGAAATGATATTGTCTTTTTATTGATCATAGCATCGCATCGCTACATAAGATAGTACTTAATTATCACTTCATTTATGCAGATGTGGATTAAACCTGCTGCCATTCGCAGCCAGCTTAATCATCTCAAGAAATTATTATTTGCAAACGTGGCAATGAACTGGGATACATTCTGGATTCTCACCCTACTTGCTGCGGCACCTGCCCTGGAGTCACTCCATGTTCATGTATGTTTACCCTACTTTTTTTTTCAAGCGCTATACTTTTTGGGGTTTGAAAGATTTCTGAAACTCTGAAATCTGAATGCAGTTTGTCAACAACTCAGAGAAGGCGAGTGCTGCAGGATCACTAGATGTGCAAGTGGAACACCATCAGCATCACCATCACCTGAAAGAACTCATGGTCATCGGCTTCGGCGGGGTGGCATGGCAGACCGGCTTTGTGAAGCGGATCATGCGGGCGTCACCGATCCTGGAGCGCGTCCACCTGCTGGACGGGCACGTTGTGGAGGACGAAGATCGGGAGCTCGTCGGCCTGAagatcgtccgccgccgccgggagtGGCACGAGTGCGAGAGATTGGAGGTGCTCAACGAACTGACAGACGGGATCCGTTCGCCCCATCTCGAAATAGTTTTGGAATGACTTTTGGTAGAAGTGTTGCTGTGTCGGCGGTGGCCTTCCGTTCTGTAGGGCTTGTAGCTGTAGCCAGGGCCTAATTATTATGTTATGCTGGCTTGGAAGAAAGAAGAACATGTGTTTGTATTGTGTATCATGTGCTTTACTTTTGCTAGATTATCCAGAGGATTGATGTAGCTAGCTGTTTAGATGATTGATTCCGTGGCTGCTCATGGTGTGGCTTGAAATCACCACTTGTATGCCTAAaagatatttttccttttcctttttgaaAGAACCAAAAAGACCACAAGAATCCCCGATATTGGTGATCAGAGACTATaaaccctttcaatcaccatgtGGTTAGAGCCCAAGAATATTTTTTGTATTATATGACTTTGGCCAAAAGCAAATGAACCGTTTTTATTTTTCTAGAACCTTGAAAATAGAGGTTTGAACTAAAATTATTTATTTTCCCAAAAAAAAACAATTCATTAAAGTCATTTATGAGGTGTATTACATACACTATTccattcaaaaaatattttttaagATATATAAGTATTTATTATAAATCATTCTCTAAAAGGACAAATGGTATTTATATGGTTTAAAAtacttttctctaaaaaaatcctcaaaaatcaccaaagtgTTTTTTGAGATTCTGAATCACTTGGAGTGGAGAAACTTTCATAGTAATGTTCAAAATATTTTAGCATTTTTTTCCATATCTTAAGTTTGCTCAATCATAGATATTCAGAAATATCCCAATTAATTCCCGGATATGCTTCTTATTCTACGCAATATAATTGACATAATCTTNNNNNNNNNNNNNNNNNNNNNNNNNNNNNNNNNNNNNNNNNNNNNNNNNNNNNNNNNNNNNNNNNNNNNNNNNNNNNNNNNNNNNNNNNNNNNNNNNNNNNNNNNNNNNNNNNNNNNNNNNNNNNNNNNNNNNNNNNNNNNNNNNNNNNNNNNNNNNNNNNNNNNNNNNNNNNNNNNNNNNNNNNNNNNNNNNNNNNNNNNNNNNNNNNNNNNNNNNNNNNNNNNNNNNNNNNNNNNNNNNNNNNNNNNNNNNNNNNNNNNNNNNNNNNNNNNNNNNNNNNNNNNNNNNNNNNNNNNNNNNNNNNNNNNNNNNNNNNNNNNNNNNNNNNNNNNNNNNNCCATTCATAATGGATAACAAATGACATGAAAGTCATGCAACAAGTGCCCGCTCATGGCATTCTAGTGGGCAGAGCCCTCCTGCAGTTGTCCCCTGTCCTCTTTCTTCAATTCTCCTTCCTTAAGCAAATCCTGGAGATGTTGCGCCACGGGTCTTCGTGTTTTGGATGCTGCAGGAGGAGGAGTGGTACAACCAGCAACCCCGCAAGCAACACTGCTCGTGAAGGGACATAGCGAGCAAGTGAACGAGGAGGTCGTCGTGGCCCTGGCCGCGGAGAATCCGACCTTCGTGGACGAGCATCAGGCGCTATACGAGTCCATGCGCAGTGCTCACGACATCCGCCGCGAGTGGCAGCGGTTGTGTGTCATGGAGGTTGAGCGTGACGTCCTGTTCAGCGAGATCGAGGCAGAGGTAGACGCAaagcactacaagaaatctgttaatacgtGACAGTCCTTAGATGTCACAGATCAATCTGTTAATACGAGGCAGAGGGGGTCGGGGTCGATGCCGCCCAGCCCAACGCGCGCGCACCGAGCTAAGGGGATCCATCCAGGAGGAGGATAGGGCGCGAAGGAGAGCCATGTACGGCAGAGAGATGCGTCGCCGACGAATGCGACGCTGAAACGAAACCCTATCCATGGGCTAGAGGTCGTGGACGGGTGTCGGAGGTCGGGAGCGGCGGATCCAGTCGTACTGGAGGACGGATGGGTCGGAGACGAGGTCACGACCGTGTTGCGCGGTGGTGGATGTCGCCGGAATCGACGGGCGTTGGTGGCGGCGTGACGGTTCgtaggagggagagagagatgggtCGCCAGAGGGATGGATGGgtgggggttgtggcggagctagCAGTCGACAGAGCTGCGAGGtgagaggaggggagggccggcggtgagctgcgggaggagggaggcggcgagtTGGGGCGATGTGTTGGAGACGATGCGGGATTGGGAGGAGGCTGCGGCGGAGGGAGGGGGCCGAAGAGGATGGTGTTAGGGTTAGGTTTTTATATGGGGAACAATTAGCCGGGCTTTAGTGGGCCTCAGCGGGCTTGCGGGGCTGTACCAACTCATCCATGACAGTATTTGAAAATGTCATCAGGAATCCGTCATGGATTATCAGGTTTCTTGTAGTGAAGACGACATCGACGAGCACGGATGGGAACACTGTTGCCAATGTTGGCAGCTCTGCCTCATTCATGCTGCCCGCGCGGTTCATGCCGGGACCACGAGGCTGGCCCATCCACCTCGATCAGCGACATCTTGACGAAGATTTGGACTAGGATAACTTAGCTATGTCAAAAAAATGTCATGTCCATGTTTGTTTTATGAAACATGTcaaacttttcatgaatttggtccGAATTAAATGAAAATCGTCTGCTTTGCATGAAATTCACCTGTTTGTTCAATTCACACTGAAGCATAAAATGAGGCACAATGTTAGAATTTTTTTTGAGGGGAGGCACGATTTTAGATGACCGGCTCATGCACGCGTTCTGCGGGGCTGCGTTGGAGATTTTGTTTTTGATACATGAGAAGAAAAAGGGGAAATAAGGAAAAgggatgctttcattgagagttgaacTCAAGACCTCCCGGTTACCTAACTTTTTCTTTTTAGGGAAGAGATGCCCTAAAAAAAATTTCTCGAGAATCAAGAGATGCCCTAAGTTTTTTTTTGAGCAAAGAAGCTAGGCTTTATTCATTAATTGGTATTGCTACCGGTATTACAGAAATGTCATGTGGTAGCCCCAGCCAAACATGTTGGCCATGAACCAACTTTACAGCATGCCTAGCTAATTTGTGAGGCTCAAAATTTGAGACTCTTGATTCAAACTTAAAACAGAAAGAACTAAACAGAGATTGCCACAAAGTTATCTCCTTCACCACTCCACCATAGTTTCCGCCTGATTTTTCCTTGATGTGCTTCACTACTTCTAGACAGTCCGACGCGATCACCATATTCTGTAGCCCCAAATCTTCAGCCAGAGATAAACCTTCTCTGCATGCAATAGCCTCTAGAGTAGACGGATCTATCAAACCTCGAACGACGAACACCGAAGATCCAAGATAGTCTCCGTTATTGTTCCTACACACAGCCGCGACTGCTCCAACTCCTCGAGAAACCACGACATCCACATTGATCTTGGCGCAGCCTGGCGTAGCCGGAATCCATCTTCTCGTTACTGAAGTCTTTTGTCTGATCACATGGTCCTGAACTTTGTTCTTCTCCTGTTCGAGCTCTGAGATGAAATGTGTGATGAACATATA comes from Triticum aestivum cultivar Chinese Spring chromosome 5B, IWGSC CS RefSeq v2.1, whole genome shotgun sequence and encodes:
- the LOC123113628 gene encoding uncharacterized protein, with protein sequence MHRITGYFPRRRHCSVGVGFVPSVPNPNPPVHLNRPRTPLPPRESAAAAHSPPTGRPATRRRPLDPMDTGADPPRYRRLRKASELRTAAAHPPPKRMRPSEEQDSCCEDKISSLPDEMLIMIIDKLDARTAITTTILSKRWRDLPAHSHTCYDLGVDDILPPRYHKLKQMVVEAKAGYVAEKNALKLAGSHAFRDRFFAVNDWMWRVRRLTTHLQRYERWAMRRYVKRVNAFLLPPTNVQQRSIQKLRLQTFGTSNCNDQWITSAIGRWGVEDLELVVDNSSWCYDFRLLDECENVRLKRLVLSNCYHHDAPKSLTFQRLTALTLCKECSHISHVCCYILRNCVQLADLSLKYSGRNRDSLHIRVPKSKLKNLQLDNCNVGQVYLTSLPCLEAFACRGQPIELHYGEVPRLRHVSLNFLQTGDNAKDGSLCGLSKLFLGIPPPLEYLALQLRGGQMWIKPAAIRSQLNHLKKLLFANVAMNWDTFWILTLLAAAPALESLHVHFVNNSEKASAAGSLDVQVEHHQHHHHLKELMVIGFGGVAWQTGFVKRIMRASPILERVHLLDGHVVEDEDRELVGLKIVRRRREWHECERLEVLNELTDGIRSPHLEIVLE